A genome region from Chryseobacterium sp. G0186 includes the following:
- a CDS encoding ABC transporter permease, giving the protein MKNIAFYIASRYLLAKKGSTAVTFITWLAAGAMTVAVVAMFVIISVFSGLEDLNKDLISNLHADLTLKSASGKTIKNLDKVYKVLNSNKEIGNYSRVIEEKIYINFNGKGDIAYLRGVDSAYTKVNPINKDVFYGTYPSFKYSNEVLMENSLDNRLSIPVDSSNHYATVFMPKPGTGIINKEEDIYNKRDILVTGIFPGKDQLDNYIISPIELTEELLGLPKKSAYQIVIKLKNPENADAVKQSLLSSFGKDIDIKTKEEENAAFWKMINTEKMFIYLIFALVIFITTFNLAGAIIILQLDKKEQAKSLISLGFPLSHLRMTYFYTGILIVILGIITGLILGTALCYFQLYTEFFRANEALPFPVKIVGKNYIIVTLTASLFGVAISWFFSKISKEYITKN; this is encoded by the coding sequence TTGAAGAATATTGCATTTTACATAGCATCCAGATACCTTTTGGCTAAAAAAGGCAGTACTGCCGTTACGTTTATCACGTGGCTGGCTGCCGGTGCCATGACGGTTGCTGTGGTTGCAATGTTCGTTATTATTTCAGTTTTTTCAGGGCTTGAAGATCTAAATAAAGACCTTATTTCCAATCTTCATGCAGATCTGACCTTAAAAAGTGCATCGGGAAAAACCATTAAAAACCTGGATAAGGTTTATAAGGTTTTAAACAGCAATAAGGAAATCGGAAACTATTCCCGTGTAATTGAGGAAAAAATATACATCAATTTCAACGGAAAAGGGGATATCGCCTATTTAAGAGGTGTAGATTCTGCCTATACAAAGGTAAATCCCATCAATAAGGATGTTTTCTACGGAACATATCCCAGCTTCAAATATTCTAACGAGGTATTGATGGAAAATAGCCTGGATAACAGGTTATCCATCCCGGTAGATTCTTCCAATCATTATGCGACAGTCTTTATGCCGAAACCCGGAACCGGGATCATTAATAAAGAGGAAGATATTTACAATAAAAGAGATATTCTTGTAACAGGAATTTTTCCCGGAAAGGATCAATTGGACAATTACATCATCTCTCCTATTGAACTTACTGAAGAACTATTAGGCCTACCAAAGAAATCGGCCTACCAAATCGTTATTAAATTAAAAAATCCGGAAAATGCAGATGCAGTGAAACAGAGCCTGCTCTCTTCCTTTGGCAAAGACATTGATATCAAAACCAAGGAGGAGGAAAATGCTGCTTTCTGGAAGATGATCAATACTGAAAAAATGTTCATCTATCTGATCTTTGCCCTGGTAATTTTTATTACAACCTTTAATCTTGCCGGAGCTATTATTATCCTTCAACTGGATAAAAAGGAACAGGCAAAATCCCTTATCTCATTAGGGTTTCCTTTAAGTCATCTGAGAATGACCTACTTCTATACCGGAATTCTGATTGTAATTTTAGGTATAATTACAGGATTAATCCTTGGAACTGCTTTATGCTACTTCCAGCTTTATACAGAATTCTTCAGAGCCAATGAAGCCTTACCATTCCCGGTAAAAATTGTAGGTAAAAATTATATTATTGTAACCCTTACAGCATCTTTATTTGGCGTAGCTATATCCTGGTTCTTTTCAAAGATCAGCAAAGAGTATATTACTAAAAATTAA
- a CDS encoding IS3 family transposase, with translation MVKPSGLREIVNFIRHTYNLSERKSCLAIGISRRSYRYKSKKNDDELIFVLTQISEEHPGYGFWKLYHKIRNLGYGWNHKRVHRVYVALKMSIRRRIRKRLPSRIKENIQIPLRSDECWSMDFMSDSLYDGRRFRILNIADDYNRELLSMEVDTSITSARVVRGLDQLKQQGRKPQRIRVDNGPEFISKTLQLWAQENKVHIQYIQPGKPTQNSLIERLNKSCRDELLNMYVFKNLQDAEEKANQWWIEYNYNRPHEALGNISPKEYKYKMKQSII, from the coding sequence GTGGTAAAGCCTTCTGGTTTACGTGAAATTGTCAACTTTATCCGTCATACCTACAATTTAAGTGAAAGGAAAAGTTGTTTAGCAATTGGTATCAGCAGGCGTAGTTATCGTTATAAGAGCAAGAAAAATGATGATGAATTAATCTTCGTCTTAACGCAAATCTCGGAAGAACATCCTGGTTACGGATTTTGGAAGCTCTATCATAAGATTCGGAATTTAGGCTATGGCTGGAATCATAAACGAGTTCACAGGGTTTATGTAGCCTTAAAAATGAGTATCCGCAGAAGGATAAGAAAAAGGTTACCCAGCCGTATTAAAGAGAATATCCAGATTCCTTTGAGGTCTGATGAATGCTGGAGTATGGATTTTATGAGCGATAGTTTATATGATGGGAGAAGGTTCAGGATATTAAATATTGCTGATGACTATAATCGGGAATTACTTTCTATGGAAGTTGATACCAGTATTACTTCTGCAAGAGTTGTAAGGGGTTTGGATCAGTTAAAACAGCAGGGGCGGAAACCACAACGAATACGGGTAGATAATGGCCCTGAATTTATCTCCAAAACTCTTCAGTTGTGGGCGCAGGAAAATAAGGTGCATATTCAATACATACAGCCAGGAAAGCCAACACAGAACAGCCTTATTGAAAGGCTGAATAAAAGCTGTAGAGATGAACTTCTTAATATGTATGTTTTTAAGAACTTGCAGGATGCAGAAGAAAAAGCAAATCAATGGTGGATAGAATATAATTACAACAGACCACATGAAGCACTAGGAAATATAAGCCCTAAAGAGTATAAGTATAAAATGAAACAATCTATCATTTAG
- a CDS encoding DUF349 domain-containing protein: MTTENNLSENEEKKNPNDVSQETSENTVSHDAPHHEDDAEHLEEHEEVEISLADALKEMEKLINSQNAGENFKRFNQLKEKASHYIHDEVEDKKHEYVDAGNASETFSYEHPSQAKFSALVNIFREKHDHFQKGQEEEQKKNLEHRQSIIERLKNLYTNSEAGTNLFKSIREIKEEWSKAGQVAKSEFKILNNNYFHHLNQFYQMLDLNKEFLEQEYSHNLEKRQHIIARAQELENEPVIQKALNELQYLHKLWKEEAEPVAEEFREKTWEEFKEISNKIHERKSELSASIEKEQGANLDKKNEIIAEIKKLSEPAETPNHNYWQNSIKKVEDLRSEFLKTGSVPRKLSNQNWNDFKTTLRGFNTTKNNYYKSLKGSQQANLEEKLKLIQTAQDNMNNEEWDIVVPLFKKLQEDWKKVGHVPKSMTNKIWDEFRDACNAFFNNYREKSNTSTDNWKENYKNKKALLEDLKTVSNEEGSIEKIEQIKTAWNNIGKVPRDKIAINSEFNKTLREKLKINKINELELKEEGLSENQLTDKARKIKNQISDLEAEIVKLENNLSFFNKPSRENPLLRDTYNTIDEKKAHLETLKQNLHNIITGD, encoded by the coding sequence ATGACTACAGAAAACAATCTTTCTGAAAACGAAGAAAAGAAAAATCCTAATGACGTATCTCAGGAGACTTCAGAGAACACCGTTTCTCATGATGCGCCCCACCATGAAGATGATGCAGAACACCTGGAAGAACATGAAGAGGTTGAAATCTCCCTGGCTGATGCCTTAAAGGAAATGGAAAAACTCATCAACAGTCAAAATGCTGGTGAAAACTTCAAAAGATTTAATCAGTTAAAAGAAAAAGCAAGTCATTACATCCATGATGAAGTCGAAGATAAAAAGCACGAATATGTAGATGCCGGAAATGCATCTGAAACATTCAGCTACGAGCATCCTTCACAGGCTAAGTTTTCTGCCCTGGTTAATATTTTCAGAGAAAAGCATGACCATTTCCAGAAAGGACAGGAAGAGGAGCAGAAGAAAAATCTTGAACACCGTCAGAGCATTATTGAAAGATTAAAAAATCTTTATACCAACTCTGAAGCTGGAACCAACCTATTCAAATCCATTCGTGAAATTAAGGAAGAATGGTCAAAAGCAGGACAGGTTGCTAAATCTGAGTTTAAAATCCTTAACAATAACTATTTCCACCACCTGAATCAGTTTTATCAGATGCTGGATCTGAATAAAGAATTTTTAGAGCAGGAATACAGCCACAACCTGGAAAAAAGACAACACATTATTGCCCGTGCTCAGGAATTGGAAAATGAACCTGTCATCCAGAAAGCTCTAAATGAACTGCAATATCTTCATAAGCTTTGGAAAGAAGAAGCAGAACCTGTTGCTGAGGAGTTCCGTGAAAAGACATGGGAAGAGTTTAAGGAAATCTCCAATAAAATTCACGAAAGAAAATCTGAGCTTTCAGCATCCATCGAAAAAGAGCAAGGAGCTAACCTTGACAAAAAGAACGAGATTATTGCTGAAATCAAAAAACTTTCTGAGCCTGCCGAAACGCCTAACCACAACTACTGGCAAAACTCCATCAAAAAAGTGGAAGATCTGCGCTCAGAGTTTTTAAAAACCGGAAGTGTTCCAAGAAAATTATCCAATCAAAACTGGAATGATTTCAAGACAACACTTAGAGGATTTAACACAACAAAAAACAATTATTATAAGTCTTTAAAAGGTTCTCAGCAAGCTAACCTGGAAGAGAAACTAAAATTGATCCAGACCGCCCAGGACAACATGAATAATGAGGAATGGGATATTGTTGTTCCATTATTCAAAAAACTTCAGGAAGACTGGAAAAAGGTTGGTCACGTTCCAAAAAGCATGACGAATAAAATCTGGGATGAATTCCGTGATGCCTGTAACGCTTTCTTCAATAATTACAGAGAAAAAAGTAATACATCCACAGATAACTGGAAAGAGAACTATAAAAACAAAAAAGCGCTTCTTGAAGATTTAAAAACTGTTTCCAACGAAGAAGGAAGCATTGAAAAAATCGAGCAAATCAAGACAGCCTGGAATAATATCGGAAAAGTTCCAAGAGATAAAATCGCAATTAACTCTGAGTTCAATAAAACGTTAAGAGAGAAATTGAAGATCAATAAGATCAACGAACTTGAGCTGAAAGAAGAAGGTTTATCTGAAAACCAGCTTACGGATAAGGCCAGAAAGATCAAAAACCAAATTTCTGATCTTGAAGCTGAAATAGTAAAATTGGAAAACAACCTTTCTTTCTTCAACAAACCATCAAGGGAAAATCCTCTTTTAAGAGATACCTACAATACCATTGATGAAAAGAAAGCTCATCTGGAAACATTAAAGCAGAATCTTCACAATATCATTACAGGAGATTAA
- the rbfA gene encoding 30S ribosome-binding factor RbfA produces the protein MESNRQRKVAQIIQEDFAELFRKQASDSKQSILVSVSDVKVTADLGIAKIYLSIFPQEFRTAVMKEIEENKPQYRNFIGQKMAKQVRIIPQLNFYLDTALDDVEKLERELRGEGDNPVL, from the coding sequence ATGGAAAGTAACAGACAAAGAAAAGTAGCACAAATCATTCAGGAAGATTTTGCTGAACTTTTCCGCAAACAGGCTTCAGACAGCAAGCAGAGTATATTGGTATCCGTTTCAGATGTAAAGGTAACGGCAGATTTAGGGATTGCTAAAATTTATTTAAGCATTTTCCCACAAGAATTCCGTACTGCTGTGATGAAAGAAATAGAGGAAAACAAACCTCAGTACAGAAACTTCATTGGCCAGAAAATGGCAAAACAGGTACGTATCATCCCGCAACTTAACTTTTATCTGGATACTGCTCTTGATGATGTTGAAAAACTGGAGAGAGAATTAAGAGGAGAAGGAGACAACCCTGTTTTATAG
- a CDS encoding shikimate dehydrogenase family protein produces MDSNKKLGLIGRNISYSFSKKFFENKFQKLMLKDFSYDIFDLNEINEVENLFSSPELLGFNVTIPYKEQIINYLDELSDEAEKIGAVNCVLIQDGKKTGYNTDAFGFEKTLFLHKKPTQDRALILGNGGAAKAVKYILDKHNIPSKIITRNSETNFENLDMETVQDHKIIVQCTPVGTFPNVEDCLPFPFDGLSSEHLVIDLIYNPNYTQFIIRAAEKGAKTVNGYYMLEQQAEKAWEIWNFQKK; encoded by the coding sequence ATGGATTCCAATAAAAAATTAGGATTGATAGGACGCAATATTTCTTATTCCTTTTCTAAAAAATTCTTCGAAAATAAGTTTCAAAAGCTTATGCTTAAGGACTTTTCCTACGATATTTTTGATCTGAATGAAATCAATGAAGTTGAAAATCTTTTTTCTTCCCCGGAACTTTTAGGATTCAATGTAACGATTCCTTATAAAGAACAGATCATCAACTACCTTGATGAATTGAGTGATGAGGCTGAAAAAATAGGAGCTGTAAACTGTGTTTTAATTCAAGATGGTAAAAAAACAGGATACAATACAGATGCTTTTGGTTTTGAAAAAACACTTTTTCTTCATAAAAAGCCAACGCAGGACAGAGCTTTGATCCTTGGTAACGGGGGTGCTGCAAAAGCGGTAAAATATATCCTGGATAAACACAATATTCCCTCCAAAATCATTACAAGAAACTCTGAAACAAATTTTGAAAACCTTGATATGGAAACCGTTCAAGACCATAAAATTATTGTTCAGTGTACCCCGGTAGGAACGTTTCCCAATGTTGAAGATTGTCTTCCATTCCCTTTTGACGGGCTTTCATCAGAACATTTAGTTATAGATTTAATATACAATCCCAACTATACTCAATTTATCATCCGTGCTGCTGAAAAAGGAGCAAAGACAGTAAACGGTTACTACATGCTTGAACAGCAAGCAGAAAAAGCTTGGGAAATTTGGAATTTTCAAAAAAAATAA
- a CDS encoding murein L,D-transpeptidase catalytic domain-containing protein, translating into MSKKISKIPVFGENGKHVAVLQQVLADSGFGDIVENIDGGFGPKTKNAIIAYQKRERIVVTGTIDIATQYALDIEVDEDLYPYNLSFLEKITIDKLITSDEGLEFLNGMVALCNDITQVSQAKNEAHREAPVDAECATTCSTFLEYAFRNAGLATQAGLFNDHTKYYPTHNVEIMLYRLGFKYYLKKEYKTQKGAVGVMARGKFYETFDHTFHIYVILEEENELYDKKMDNGKYGVVYTEQEVKVATSGFWLPNGIVPERRTPVAIPAVPVVVQNYPVFDEDEGSPVKFKTLGNIPSYEWKDSNVISFTSGMRIDADGSPRAYHRESSLALDYLGNAGHPGNWWALATDNREESGNPLIQKSTDPAPGYYISMTSLQDKTKNYSDPTRYVDSEAVPYIVLPSGFSDDFSLGDIALVINKDNNKQCFAIFADHGPKGKLGEGSVNLAKQLGINGSAKSGGKDSNVQYILIKNSGNGSILTNEEIQELGAEKLNMGGINKFADYRFPTNNKKEIALRLAETIGQRKALERLFNFKDAQGSHANFWAIVDFNKPSSEERLFIFNLVDETYKKYLVAHGKNSGDKYAKTFSNINGSNCSSLGVYKTSETYIGKHGKSLRVDGLESSNSNVRDRDIVIHSADYVVPNYANTGRAGRSEGCFAVHPSVSNEVIENLKEGSYLLAWYQG; encoded by the coding sequence ATGTCAAAAAAAATTTCAAAGATTCCGGTTTTCGGGGAAAACGGAAAACACGTAGCAGTATTGCAGCAAGTTCTGGCAGACTCAGGATTTGGAGATATTGTAGAGAATATTGATGGTGGCTTTGGCCCCAAAACAAAAAATGCCATTATCGCATATCAGAAAAGAGAAAGAATAGTAGTAACAGGTACAATAGATATTGCTACACAATATGCCCTTGATATTGAAGTTGATGAAGATCTGTATCCTTATAACCTTTCTTTTTTAGAGAAAATAACTATAGATAAACTGATTACCTCAGATGAGGGGCTGGAATTTCTAAATGGAATGGTTGCATTATGTAATGATATCACTCAAGTGTCTCAGGCAAAAAATGAAGCCCATAGAGAAGCTCCTGTGGATGCAGAGTGTGCCACTACCTGTTCTACTTTCCTTGAATATGCCTTTAGAAATGCAGGATTGGCGACACAGGCAGGTTTATTTAACGACCATACAAAATATTACCCTACCCATAACGTGGAGATCATGTTGTACCGTTTAGGATTTAAATATTATCTGAAAAAAGAATATAAAACACAGAAAGGAGCTGTAGGAGTTATGGCGAGAGGGAAGTTTTATGAAACCTTTGATCATACATTTCATATTTATGTAATTCTGGAAGAAGAGAATGAGTTGTATGATAAAAAAATGGATAATGGTAAATACGGAGTTGTCTATACAGAACAAGAAGTAAAAGTAGCTACCAGTGGATTTTGGTTGCCAAATGGTATTGTACCGGAGCGAAGAACTCCAGTTGCTATACCTGCGGTACCTGTAGTTGTTCAGAATTACCCTGTATTTGATGAGGACGAGGGTTCTCCGGTAAAATTTAAAACCCTTGGAAATATTCCGTCTTATGAATGGAAAGACTCTAATGTGATTTCGTTTACAAGCGGGATGAGAATAGATGCAGACGGTTCGCCGAGGGCCTATCACAGGGAAAGCTCTCTGGCATTAGACTATCTTGGGAACGCCGGACATCCGGGTAATTGGTGGGCGCTGGCAACAGACAACAGAGAAGAATCCGGAAATCCATTGATTCAAAAAAGTACAGACCCTGCTCCGGGGTATTATATATCAATGACCTCTCTTCAGGATAAAACTAAAAATTATAGCGATCCTACCAGGTATGTAGACTCAGAGGCAGTACCATATATTGTGTTACCGAGTGGATTTTCTGATGACTTTTCATTAGGGGATATTGCATTGGTTATTAACAAAGACAATAATAAGCAATGTTTTGCCATTTTTGCTGATCACGGTCCAAAGGGTAAACTAGGAGAGGGATCTGTAAATCTGGCAAAGCAATTAGGGATTAATGGCAGTGCGAAATCCGGAGGTAAGGACTCTAACGTTCAGTATATTTTGATTAAAAATTCAGGAAATGGAAGTATTTTAACCAATGAAGAGATTCAGGAACTAGGAGCTGAAAAGCTGAATATGGGGGGCATTAATAAATTTGCAGATTACCGTTTTCCTACTAACAATAAAAAAGAAATTGCCCTTAGACTTGCTGAAACCATCGGACAAAGAAAGGCACTTGAAAGATTATTTAATTTCAAAGATGCACAGGGGAGTCATGCCAATTTTTGGGCTATTGTTGACTTTAATAAACCCAGTTCGGAGGAACGATTGTTTATTTTTAATTTAGTTGATGAAACCTATAAAAAATATCTGGTTGCCCATGGTAAAAACTCCGGGGATAAATATGCCAAAACCTTTTCGAATATAAATGGCTCCAACTGTTCAAGCCTCGGTGTTTACAAAACAAGTGAAACTTATATAGGCAAACATGGAAAATCATTACGCGTAGATGGCTTGGAAAGTTCTAATTCTAATGTTCGGGATAGGGATATTGTCATTCACAGTGCCGATTATGTCGTTCCGAATTATGCGAATACCGGTCGTGCAGGACGTTCTGAGGGATGTTTTGCCGTACATCCATCCGTATCCAATGAAGTGATAGAGAATTTAAAAGAGGGGTCTTACTTATTAGCATGGTATCAGGGATAA
- a CDS encoding transposase: protein MKKSKYSELQVFGILKEQEQGKSVIEICRNHGITQGTFYRWKSKYSGMESSDIQKMRELESENSKLKKLYAERCLEIEALKDVLSKKW from the coding sequence ATGAAAAAGAGTAAATATTCGGAACTCCAGGTTTTTGGAATCTTAAAAGAACAGGAACAGGGAAAGAGTGTTATTGAAATTTGTCGCAATCATGGCATTACGCAAGGAACTTTCTATCGTTGGAAGAGCAAATATTCGGGTATGGAAAGTTCAGATATTCAAAAGATGCGAGAATTAGAATCTGAAAACTCAAAACTTAAGAAACTTTATGCAGAACGCTGTTTAGAGATTGAAGCCTTAAAGGATGTTTTGTCAAAAAAGTGGTAA
- a CDS encoding antirestriction protein ArdA yields MTNLKNCLDSCSIYVGTYQKYNNRNLYGKWLNLSDYLDYDKLLEAMKELHQDEHDPEFMFQDYENCSFFEKLGLIAESHLSNEIFEIAEQINDSNYELEIFEAYVDCIGKMDFQSVYDGVINYYIGEYSDDETFAQYILEESIPESLPNYIYIDWESTARNIMCDYFESNRHYFRS; encoded by the coding sequence ATGACAAATTTAAAAAATTGTCTTGATTCTTGCAGTATCTATGTAGGAACATATCAGAAGTACAACAACAGAAACCTTTACGGAAAATGGCTCAATCTTTCGGATTATTTAGACTATGACAAGCTATTAGAAGCAATGAAAGAACTTCACCAAGACGAACACGATCCAGAATTTATGTTTCAAGATTATGAAAACTGTTCTTTTTTTGAAAAGCTAGGATTAATTGCAGAAAGTCATTTATCCAATGAAATATTTGAAATAGCAGAGCAAATAAATGATTCTAACTATGAACTTGAAATTTTTGAGGCTTATGTAGATTGTATTGGAAAAATGGATTTTCAAAGTGTTTATGATGGTGTAATAAATTATTATATTGGTGAATATTCAGACGATGAAACATTTGCACAGTATATTTTAGAAGAAAGTATTCCTGAAAGTTTGCCCAACTATATTTATATTGATTGGGAAAGTACAGCAAGAAATATAATGTGTGATTATTTTGAAAGTAACAGACATTATTTCCGAAGTTAA
- the mce gene encoding methylmalonyl-CoA epimerase yields MKLEHIGIAVKSLGISDELFTKLLGKESYKQETVEREGVVTSFYETGESKIELLEASNPESPISKFIEKKGEGIHHLAFGVENILEEVKRLKKEGFQFISEEPKEGADNKLVVFLHPKSTNGVLVELCQEKQ; encoded by the coding sequence ATGAAGCTAGAACATATTGGTATTGCTGTAAAATCTTTAGGGATCTCAGATGAGCTTTTCACCAAACTATTAGGAAAGGAATCCTACAAACAAGAAACTGTGGAAAGAGAGGGGGTGGTAACTTCTTTTTATGAAACAGGAGAAAGTAAAATTGAATTATTGGAAGCCAGTAATCCTGAAAGTCCGATCTCAAAATTCATCGAAAAAAAGGGCGAGGGGATCCATCATTTGGCATTTGGCGTAGAAAACATCCTGGAAGAAGTAAAAAGATTAAAAAAAGAAGGGTTTCAATTTATCTCTGAAGAACCTAAAGAAGGTGCTGATAACAAATTAGTTGTATTCCTGCATCCTAAGTCAACAAACGGCGTGCTGGTAGAACTTTGCCAAGAAAAGCAATAA
- a CDS encoding endonuclease, producing the protein MKRILSFFLLSFAFINAFAQVPSGYYDPAAGLTGAPLKSALRLIIKEGHQDKGYSGLWTAYFTTDRDTTYENDGTIMDIYSENPTGPDPYNFTVGTNQCGQYSTEGQCYNREHIVPQSLFNEQFPMKSDIHFIRATDGKVNGIRSSYPFGKVGPNPSQTSQNGSKLGSSVSPGYSGTVFEPIDAFKGDVARMIFYFVTRYETQLAGFSSGDMLGGSAFPGLQQWELQQLLAWNAMDPVSPAETARNNAAYAFQGNRNPFIDNSAYADLIWGNLPVDNQAPTAATNLTTSNPTSNSISLSWTAATDNVGVTTYDIYVNGTLKTSVPGTSTTAVVSGLSPVTTYSFYIIARDASGNSSQQSNPATGVTLDGPSGGGNCGTENFSNIPTSTTPAYNTRVWTNNNITWTATDARIDQTINGKAITIRNGTLTSSVISGGIQNLTLTTQLKFTGNPGYLNVLINDVNVGTIPYSSTATTTTINNINISGNITIKFTNSSTEDRPALDDLMWTCYNGSLGTTETAKGKSDFTIYPNPVRNNELFVKGENLSKVSKAEIYDLSGKVIEVIANPFKNSNKINLKGLVKGTYILKTDHSSTKFIVE; encoded by the coding sequence ATGAAACGAATTTTATCTTTTTTTTTATTAAGCTTTGCATTCATTAACGCATTCGCTCAAGTTCCTTCTGGTTATTATGACCCTGCAGCGGGTTTAACAGGAGCCCCTCTTAAATCAGCCCTAAGATTGATCATCAAGGAAGGACATCAGGACAAAGGTTACTCTGGTTTGTGGACAGCCTATTTCACAACAGACCGTGATACTACCTATGAAAATGACGGAACCATTATGGATATTTACTCTGAAAATCCTACTGGTCCAGATCCTTACAATTTCACTGTAGGAACAAACCAATGTGGACAGTACAGTACTGAAGGGCAATGCTACAACAGAGAGCACATTGTTCCGCAAAGCTTGTTCAACGAACAATTCCCAATGAAATCTGACATCCACTTTATCCGTGCTACAGATGGTAAGGTAAATGGGATAAGATCCAGCTATCCTTTTGGAAAAGTAGGTCCTAACCCTTCTCAGACCTCTCAGAACGGCTCTAAATTAGGAAGTTCAGTTTCTCCAGGATATTCAGGGACTGTATTTGAACCTATTGATGCATTCAAGGGAGATGTTGCAAGAATGATCTTTTACTTTGTAACAAGATATGAAACACAACTTGCCGGTTTTTCTAGCGGAGATATGCTTGGAGGATCAGCATTCCCGGGTCTTCAGCAATGGGAACTTCAGCAGCTTCTAGCTTGGAATGCCATGGACCCCGTATCTCCTGCTGAAACAGCAAGAAATAATGCAGCGTATGCATTCCAGGGAAACAGAAACCCATTTATAGATAATTCAGCATATGCAGATCTTATCTGGGGTAATTTACCTGTGGATAACCAAGCTCCTACAGCAGCTACCAACCTAACGACAAGCAATCCTACATCAAATTCAATCTCTCTAAGCTGGACAGCAGCAACAGACAATGTTGGCGTAACGACTTATGATATTTATGTAAATGGTACATTGAAAACGTCAGTACCAGGAACCTCTACAACGGCTGTTGTTTCAGGATTATCTCCGGTTACAACCTATTCATTCTATATCATTGCCAGAGATGCATCCGGAAATAGTTCTCAACAAAGTAATCCTGCAACAGGAGTTACACTTGATGGACCTTCTGGAGGTGGAAATTGTGGAACAGAAAACTTTAGTAACATTCCTACATCTACCACCCCAGCATACAATACAAGAGTATGGACCAATAATAATATAACATGGACTGCAACAGATGCAAGAATTGATCAAACGATCAATGGTAAAGCAATAACAATTAGAAATGGGACTTTAACAAGTTCTGTAATTTCAGGGGGAATCCAAAATCTTACTCTGACTACTCAATTAAAATTCACAGGAAATCCTGGTTATTTAAATGTTCTTATTAATGATGTGAATGTAGGAACTATTCCTTATAGCTCAACAGCAACCACTACTACCATCAACAATATTAATATAAGTGGAAATATTACAATTAAATTTACCAATTCATCTACAGAAGATAGACCTGCTTTGGATGACTTAATGTGGACTTGCTATAATGGATCATTAGGAACCACTGAAACAGCAAAAGGTAAATCAGATTTCACCATCTACCCTAACCCGGTAAGAAATAACGAACTATTTGTAAAAGGTGAAAACCTGAGTAAAGTTTCAAAGGCTGAGATTTATGATCTTTCAGGGAAAGTGATTGAAGTCATTGCAAATCCTTTTAAAAACTCAAACAAGATTAATCTTAAAGGGTTGGTGAAAGGAACTTACATCCTAAAAACAGATCATTCTTCTACCAAATTCATCGTAGAATAA